In one window of Methanobrevibacter millerae DNA:
- a CDS encoding ammonium transporter, whose protein sequence is MDVLSTGDTAWILISTLLVLLMSIPAVAFFYGGLSKKKNVLNTMFLTFIAFSIVSIIWVIFGYSSAFSENSFNGLIGIPTQFFLQGIALDDLTGTIPTLVFVMFQGAFAGLTAALISGALVGRMKTKAWVIFIPIWAILVYLPIAHWVWGGGWLMQMNALDFAGGTVVHINSGVSALAVALVLGKRKDTSLIPHNLGYAVLGAALLWFGWMGFNGGSGLAADGLAANAIIVSNVSAATALIVWTILDTYIVGKPTVLGAISGAVAGLVAITPAAGFVDVFGALIIGAIAPLVSYFAIYTLKAKMGYDDALDVWGIHGMSGIWGAIATGIFAVPAIGGTAGLLYGNPEQVVIQIISVVATMVYAFVISFVLAKILDKAMGGIRVEGSEEIGGLDKNLHEESAYNLS, encoded by the coding sequence ATGGATGTTTTAAGTACTGGTGATACAGCATGGATTTTAATTTCAACATTATTAGTTTTATTAATGTCAATTCCTGCTGTAGCATTTTTTTATGGAGGATTAAGTAAAAAGAAGAACGTATTAAATACAATGTTTTTAACTTTTATAGCATTTTCAATCGTAAGCATAATCTGGGTAATCTTCGGTTACTCATCAGCATTCAGTGAAAACTCATTCAATGGACTGATAGGTATTCCAACCCAGTTTTTCCTGCAGGGAATTGCATTGGATGATCTTACGGGAACAATACCAACATTAGTATTTGTAATGTTTCAGGGAGCATTCGCCGGTTTAACCGCAGCATTGATATCAGGTGCTCTCGTTGGAAGGATGAAAACCAAAGCCTGGGTAATATTCATACCAATCTGGGCTATTTTAGTATATCTGCCAATCGCCCACTGGGTATGGGGCGGAGGATGGCTGATGCAAATGAACGCTCTGGATTTCGCAGGAGGAACCGTTGTCCACATTAATTCAGGTGTTTCAGCTCTTGCAGTTGCATTGGTTTTAGGAAAAAGGAAAGACACCTCATTAATTCCGCACAACCTCGGTTATGCAGTGCTCGGTGCAGCATTACTCTGGTTCGGATGGATGGGATTCAACGGAGGATCTGGTCTTGCAGCAGACGGCCTTGCAGCAAACGCAATCATAGTATCCAACGTCTCTGCAGCTACCGCATTAATCGTGTGGACAATTCTGGATACCTATATCGTCGGAAAACCAACTGTCTTAGGTGCAATATCCGGTGCAGTTGCAGGACTTGTTGCAATCACGCCGGCAGCAGGATTCGTTGACGTATTCGGTGCATTAATAATAGGCGCTATAGCTCCTTTAGTTTCATACTTCGCAATCTATACCCTTAAAGCAAAAATGGGATATGACGATGCTTTGGATGTATGGGGTATTCACGGTATGTCAGGTATATGGGGAGCAATCGCTACAGGCATATTTGCAGTGCCTGCAATCGGAGGAACTGCAGGACTGTTATACGGCAATCCGGAACAGGTTGTAATACAGATTATCAGCGTAGTAGCTACAATGGTATATGCATTTGTAATAAGCTTTGTTCTTGCTAAGATACTTGATAAAGCAATGGGTGGAATTAGAGTTGAAGGATCAGAGGAAATCGGAGGTCTTGATAAAAATCTCCACGAAGAATCCGCATATAATTTAAGCTAG
- a CDS encoding UbiX family flavin prenyltransferase, whose protein sequence is MIVVAITGASGVIYGIRLLEVLKELKIKNSLVISDAAKTVIKSETDWEIEDIIKLADSYYEFDDLTASINSGSFKFDSLVIVPCSMKTLSSIANGYGDNTITRVADVSLKQRRPTVIVPRETPLRTAHIRNMLTLSQEGAIILPAMPGFYSEHDSVDDQINFIVGKILDSLNIENNLFKRWE, encoded by the coding sequence ATGATAGTTGTTGCAATAACCGGAGCAAGCGGAGTAATATATGGAATCAGACTGCTTGAAGTATTAAAAGAGCTTAAAATAAAAAACAGCCTTGTAATAAGTGATGCCGCTAAAACAGTAATCAAATCCGAAACCGACTGGGAGATAGAAGATATAATTAAACTGGCCGACAGCTATTACGAATTCGATGACCTGACGGCTTCCATCAACAGCGGTTCATTTAAATTTGACAGCCTGGTCATTGTGCCATGCTCCATGAAGACATTATCCTCAATAGCAAACGGATATGGAGACAATACGATTACAAGGGTTGCGGACGTAAGCCTGAAGCAAAGGAGACCGACCGTGATTGTTCCAAGGGAAACTCCCCTCAGGACAGCCCATATAAGAAATATGCTTACCTTATCACAAGAAGGAGCGATAATATTGCCTGCAATGCCGGGATTCTATTCCGAGCATGACAGCGTCGACGACCAGATAAATTTCATTGTCGGCAAGATATTGGACTCCTTAAACATTGAAAATAACTTATTTAAAAGGTGGGAATGA
- a CDS encoding HD domain-containing protein, with translation MTEKRKFIRDSVYGDISLSKFETQVMDMPQFQRIRRIKQLGLISLIYPGANHTRFEHCIGTMNLASKLGNELDLSEDEVDLVRISGLLHDIGHGPFSHVSEGVLSFPHEKLTEYVIEKTSMHDLLDERFNTKDIIEIIHGEGHLGPIISGELDVDRMDYLLRDSHNTGVAYGVIDYERIISNLQLNDGLVLDIKGVQAAEGALVSRYFMYPSVYQHHTTRIVNSMFRRALKREIDSGKINEKDMYKYDDSDIISLFRQSDDEIVRDFINRLDNRIIPKRVKTIRLNNFKTPEKIYKIKQETLRKAEEEIAEDFDMDKNYVFINIAEYPRFDEMKTQVNVDERLYPLTEISNIIGALSKARFNIPDISVYVPIEEKERFDKLKLNHYLDLPEVDREKFHGIHYDQMKLF, from the coding sequence ATGACTGAAAAAAGAAAATTCATAAGAGATAGCGTTTATGGAGATATCAGCTTATCTAAATTCGAAACACAAGTAATGGACATGCCCCAATTTCAAAGAATAAGAAGAATAAAACAGTTAGGATTAATCAGTTTAATCTATCCCGGCGCAAACCATACCAGATTCGAACACTGCATCGGAACAATGAATCTGGCATCAAAGCTTGGAAACGAATTGGATCTTAGCGAAGACGAAGTGGATCTGGTGAGAATTTCCGGCCTTCTTCACGACATTGGACATGGTCCGTTTTCACACGTATCAGAAGGAGTATTGTCCTTTCCTCATGAAAAGCTTACGGAATACGTAATAGAAAAGACGTCAATGCATGATCTACTGGATGAAAGGTTCAACACCAAAGACATCATTGAAATCATTCACGGTGAAGGACACCTCGGGCCGATAATCTCCGGGGAACTGGACGTTGACCGGATGGATTATCTGCTTAGGGATTCACACAATACCGGCGTTGCATACGGAGTTATAGACTACGAAAGGATAATATCCAACCTGCAGTTAAATGACGGACTGGTTCTGGACATCAAAGGAGTTCAGGCCGCAGAAGGAGCTTTAGTGTCAAGATATTTCATGTATCCGAGCGTCTATCAGCATCATACGACCAGAATCGTCAACTCAATGTTTAGAAGAGCACTTAAAAGAGAAATCGATTCCGGAAAAATCAACGAAAAGGACATGTACAAATACGATGATTCAGACATTATCTCCCTTTTCAGGCAAAGCGATGATGAAATCGTAAGAGACTTCATAAACAGGCTTGACAACAGGATAATACCGAAAAGAGTGAAAACCATAAGGCTGAATAACTTCAAGACTCCCGAAAAGATATACAAGATAAAACAGGAAACCTTAAGAAAAGCTGAAGAGGAAATAGCTGAAGACTTCGATATGGACAAGAACTACGTCTTCATCAACATTGCCGAATATCCTCGCTTCGATGAGATGAAAACCCAGGTAAACGTAGATGAAAGACTTTATCCTTTGACTGAAATCTCAAACATTATAGGAGCGCTGAGCAAGGCAAGATTCAACATACCTGACATCAGCGTTTACGTTCCGATTGAAGAAAAGGAAAGGTTTGACAAACTGAAATTGAACCACTACCTGGACCTACCTGAAGTGGACAGGGAAAAGTTCCACGGAATACATTACGATCAGATGAAACTGTTTTAG
- a CDS encoding S24/S26 family peptidase: MANKGVLAIGAVVIILLLVGGYFLFIGESVNVYMDGENITAQTTISPFSGVDTGKLNDEICELTFQNMNNTTGDAKSLKQGILRICLAHGLDNVKVHLNSPLGEDEIPILFHVEGTSMYPTLNDGQTVLVEKTKDIKVGNIVVADSDEYGNIIKRVSQIKGDQVYLTSDNTNVDYEYINGTRYETKGITTWVGINDIYGVVVQY, translated from the coding sequence ATGGCTAACAAAGGCGTTTTAGCAATAGGTGCTGTAGTAATTATTCTGCTTCTTGTTGGAGGATATTTCCTGTTTATAGGAGAATCCGTTAATGTTTACATGGATGGTGAAAACATTACCGCCCAAACAACGATTTCCCCTTTTTCAGGCGTTGATACAGGCAAATTAAACGATGAAATTTGTGAATTAACATTCCAAAATATGAACAATACCACCGGTGATGCGAAAAGCTTGAAACAGGGCATTCTCAGAATCTGTCTTGCCCACGGTCTTGATAACGTTAAAGTTCATTTGAATTCACCATTGGGTGAAGACGAAATTCCGATTTTATTCCATGTGGAAGGAACATCAATGTATCCTACATTAAACGATGGGCAGACCGTTTTAGTTGAAAAGACCAAAGACATAAAGGTCGGAAATATTGTTGTGGCCGACTCCGACGAATACGGCAACATCATTAAAAGGGTTTCTCAAATTAAAGGAGATCAAGTCTATTTAACAAGCGACAACACCAATGTGGACTACGAATACATAAACGGCACACGTTACGAGACAAAAGGAATAACAACATGGGTTGGTATTAACGATATTTACGGCGTTGTAGTGCAGTATTAA
- the aroD gene encoding type I 3-dehydroquinate dehydratase, which translates to MYSQTKIAIPIFQSKIDEVIEVANDCIDKGADILEFRIDALKNPDFKEIKQAIEEINFPMIATNRISTEGGSFKGSEEERIDILYKCCDLVEYVDIELQSNDEYIDMIHDTGVKTIVSYHDFEKTPEIDEITYIVKKELELGDIAKVAFMPNDLEDTLKVLAILSHCEKTIAISMSDLGSYTRVMASKFNSPITFAAGRDVTAPGQIDIETMKALLNMNLNIMD; encoded by the coding sequence ATGTATTCACAAACTAAAATAGCTATTCCAATTTTTCAGTCCAAAATCGATGAAGTGATAGAAGTTGCAAACGACTGTATTGACAAGGGTGCGGATATTTTGGAATTCAGAATTGACGCCCTTAAAAATCCTGATTTTAAAGAAATTAAACAAGCAATTGAGGAAATTAATTTCCCTATGATTGCAACCAATAGAATCTCGACTGAAGGAGGTTCATTTAAGGGATCTGAAGAAGAAAGAATTGATATTTTATACAAATGCTGCGATCTGGTTGAATATGTGGATATTGAACTTCAAAGCAATGATGAATATATAGATATGATTCATGACACAGGAGTCAAGACAATCGTATCCTACCATGATTTCGAAAAGACTCCCGAAATTGATGAAATCACGTATATTGTTAAAAAGGAACTGGAGCTTGGAGATATCGCCAAAGTTGCATTCATGCCTAACGATTTAGAGGATACCCTAAAGGTACTGGCCATACTTTCACACTGCGAAAAGACAATAGCTATTTCCATGAGCGATTTGGGCAGTTATACAAGAGTTATGGCTTCCAAATTCAATTCACCAATCACTTTTGCTGCAGGCAGAGATGTTACCGCTCCGGGCCAAATCGATATTGAAACGATGAAAGCTTTACTTAATATGAATCTGAATATCATGGATTAA
- a CDS encoding ImmA/IrrE family metallo-endopeptidase, whose amino-acid sequence MAIAKINKDMMFWARNYAGYVNGYEKELPEDIRNKYESWESGDKFPTWIQLRNVSKRYKVPTAFFFMKNPPEYGKIPNFVNYRKLDGGSIYKNISPFLIDNIHTSENRRRIFMELSDEMNENVESFEVFEGEINKYGFSSFIREKLDISIDVQKTWLKKDNRKDINHYNFLNNWKDVLTEKMGVLVFETFDVDIKEMRGLCIYHRDVPIILLNGKDSVNGRIFSLFHELTHLLLGESAICGEDFDRDIEIFCNAVSGEFLVPSEDLNKNSHDSLNDLANMYGVSNHVILRRLLDLKIISKKEYDLKTNYGKFVPKKSKGKGGNYYRNMIKYNGKPFYSIVLEAYETGLINGSDLSNYTGLKINQVPIIEEMLYGG is encoded by the coding sequence ATGGCAATAGCAAAAATTAATAAAGATATGATGTTTTGGGCAAGAAATTACGCTGGCTATGTAAATGGATATGAGAAGGAATTGCCAGAAGATATTAGGAATAAATACGAATCCTGGGAGTCAGGTGATAAATTTCCTACATGGATTCAATTAAGAAATGTCAGCAAAAGGTACAAAGTTCCTACAGCATTTTTCTTCATGAAAAATCCTCCGGAATATGGTAAAATTCCTAATTTTGTTAATTACAGAAAATTAGATGGAGGAAGTATTTATAAAAATATTTCACCATTTTTAATTGATAATATTCACACTTCAGAAAACCGAAGAAGGATATTCATGGAATTATCTGATGAGATGAATGAAAATGTCGAATCTTTTGAAGTATTTGAAGGTGAAATAAATAAATATGGCTTCTCTTCATTTATTCGTGAAAAATTAGATATTTCCATTGATGTTCAAAAAACTTGGTTAAAAAAGGATAATCGTAAAGATATAAATCATTATAACTTTTTAAATAATTGGAAAGATGTATTAACTGAAAAAATGGGTGTTTTAGTATTTGAAACTTTTGATGTGGATATTAAAGAAATGAGGGGATTATGCATTTATCATCGTGATGTTCCAATAATTTTGTTAAACGGAAAAGATAGTGTAAATGGAAGAATCTTTTCTTTATTCCATGAATTAACTCATTTATTATTGGGTGAAAGTGCAATATGTGGGGAAGATTTTGACAGGGACATTGAAATATTTTGCAATGCAGTTTCTGGAGAATTTTTAGTCCCTAGTGAAGATTTAAATAAAAATTCACATGATTCATTAAATGATTTAGCTAATATGTATGGAGTCAGTAATCATGTTATCTTAAGAAGATTATTGGATTTGAAGATAATTTCTAAAAAGGAATATGATTTAAAAACAAATTATGGCAAGTTTGTCCCAAAGAAATCCAAAGGAAAGGGTGGAAATTATTATCGTAATATGATTAAATATAATGGAAAGCCTTTCTATTCTATTGTACTCGAAGCATATGAAACAGGACTTATTAATGGTTCTGATTTATCAAATTACACAGGTTTAAAAATAAATCAAGTTCCAATAATTGAGGAAATGTTATATGGGGGTTAA
- a CDS encoding P-II family nitrogen regulator, protein MKSVVAIIRQEKIQDVKNALLAVGCEGMNITEVKGRGSQRGIKESYRGSSYCIDLIPKTRIEIVVKEEGVDLIVDAIKKSAHTGNIGDGKIFIYPMDNVIRIRTGEEGDSAI, encoded by the coding sequence ATGAAAAGTGTTGTTGCGATAATAAGACAAGAAAAGATTCAGGATGTTAAAAACGCCCTTTTGGCAGTTGGCTGTGAAGGTATGAACATCACTGAAGTAAAAGGAAGAGGAAGTCAAAGAGGAATAAAAGAATCATATCGCGGATCCAGCTATTGCATTGATTTGATTCCAAAAACCCGTATTGAAATCGTAGTGAAAGAGGAAGGCGTTGATTTGATAGTTGACGCAATCAAAAAATCAGCCCATACCGGAAATATCGGTGACGGAAAAATATTCATCTATCCTATGGATAACGTAATCAGAATAAGAACCGGTGAAGAAGGTGATAGTGCAATTTAA